CGAACGTCGCCGGGATCATGGACGCGTTCCTGCCGCCGGACGAGGTCGACGACGCCACCTGGGACCGCGTGTTCAGTGTCAACGTCACCGGTCCGATGCGGCTGACCCGGGCCGTCCTGCCGGCGATGATCGGCGCCGGTCGCGGTGCGGTCGTGAACGTCGCGTCCGAGGCGGCGCTCCGGGCCTCCGCTGCCGGGGCCGCCTACACGGCATCCAAGCATGCGATCGCCGGCTTCACGAAGAGCGTGGCGTTCTTCCACGGTCCGCAGGGCATCCGCGCGAACGCGGTCGCCCCCGGGGCGGTCGCGACGAACATCGAGGCGCCGATGCGGAGCGAGTACGCGGCCGGTCGGGTCGGACCGATCATGCAGGTGGCCATCCCGCCCGTCGCGCAGCCCGAGCAGCTCGCGGCGGCCATCACCTGGCTGCTGAGCGACGACTCAGCGAACGTCAACGGCGTCGTGCTGCCGTCTGACGGTGGGTGGTCGGTCGTCTGACCCGGTGCGCCGAGCGGGGACCCCCGGTGTCGACGACGACGACGTTGGCGTCGCCGACACGGGTTCCCGCCGACCGGGGTCGGCGGGACCGAGCATAGGGCGGTCCCGCCCGCACCGACGGCTGCGTTACGGCAACCCGCACGCTGCTCGCGTAGCCCCGCCGAGACGCCCGCCTGCCTCGAGACGCCCCGGTCCCGTCGAGACGCCCCGGTCCCGTCGAGACGCCCCGGTCCCGTCGAGACGCCCCGGCCCCGTCGAGACGGCCCCGGGGACGAAGGCGTCTCGGCCACACGGGGGCGTCTCGCCGAGCCAGCGGCACCGGCCGAGCCAGCGGCAGCGGCCGAGCCAGCGGGACCGGGACCGGGTCCGATCGCGCCCTACGCCGAAGCCAGCGCGCCCATCTCCGCCACGACGACCCGGAGCCGCGCGTCGAGCTCATCACTGTCGCCCACGGTGTCCCGGTGTGCGACCTCGGACAGCGCGGACATCACCAGCCCGACCGCAGTCCGCGCGGTCTGCTCGTCGGTCCGGACACCGACGGTGGCGAGGAGCGACTGCCGCGACTCGGCCATCCACCGCATCACCATCGAGGCCATCTCGGGCCGGAGCACGAGCAGCTCCTTCATGCGCCGACGGTCGGGCGACAGCGGGACGGTCGAGGCGATGAGCGTGCAGAGGTCGTCGACCAGCCGCCCGTCGGCCTCGGCGAAGCGCGAGGCAGCCCACGCGGGGACCTCCACGGTGTCGAGACCGAGCGCGGCGTGCGCCTTCGACGTGAAGTAGTTGAAGAAGGTCCGCGGGGAGACGTCGGCGTCGGCGCAGATCTGCTCGATGGTGACGCCGTCGAGACCGTGCTCGGACACGAGCGTGAGCGCGGCGTCGTGGAGCGCCTGCCGGGTCTGCTGCTTCTTCCGCTCGCGCAACGTGCACGGCGTGGTGGCCGGGTCCGGTGCTGCTGTGGTGGTCACGTGCACTCCTGGGTGGAGGGTGGGTGGGGCGGGAGCGGCCGGTCCCGGTGCGCGGTGCACCCGGACCGGCCGCGTGGTCACCGACGCTGGGTCGGCGTGGAGCCGGTCATCGGCCCGGTGAAGGAACCGGCCTCGGCGGCGGCGAGACCGGCCTGCACCTCCAGCTCGTCAGCGCCGTCGCCGGCACCGTTCGCCTGGTCGTGCTGCTCCTGCAGCGCCGAACGCTGGCGGAGCGGCGGCACCCGGAAGAACCAGGTGAGGACGAACGCGAGCAGGATCACCCCGAGTCCGACCCAGTAGATCGTCACGGACGAGGCGTTGAACCCCGCCATGAACGGCCGGGTCAGCCGGCTGTCGGCACCGGTCAGGAACGAGGTGTCGTTCGTGCTCGTGGCGTTCGATTCGGTGCCGCTGCCGTCCTGGATCTCCTCCGCCAGCTTCGGCGTCAGCTCGTCGACCCAGTACGACCGCTGCGAGGCGTCCGACCAGTCGACGGTCACCGTGCCGTCCTGCACGCTCGCGTGGGCCTTCGTCGCCACGGCGTCGAGCGCGGCGGCCTCGGCAGCGGGCGTGGCGTCGGCGACCTGCTGGTCGATGACGGTCTGGGCGGCGGCCTCGGGCAGTGCCCCGGCGTCGACCTGGGCCTGGACGGCGGCGCTGACCTTCGACACGACCTGCGCGTCGGCGGCCTGCTTCGCCTGCGCGGTCGCGTCGTCGAGCTGTGACTGCACGGTCTTCGTGAGCGGCGCGGTGATCGGGGCCCAGATCTTGTCGATCGCGCCCTGGTTCTCGGCCTTGCCCGCCACGGTCGGGTCGAGTGCGGCGGAGAGCGCCGGCTGCAGGTCGGCCTGGTTCGCGGTCGCGGTGAGGATGTTCGACGGCATGACCGAGAACAGGATCGACAGGAGCACGGCGGTGCCGAGCGTGCCGCCGATCTGCCGGAAGAAGGTCGCCGACGAGGTCGCGACGCCCATGTCCCGGGCCTCGACCGAGCCCTGGGACGCCAGGGTCAGCGACTGCATGACCGAGCCGAGCCCGAGGCCGATGAGGAACATGCCGATCATCAGGAACCAGAGCGGCTTGTCGATCGTCATGAAGGTCAGGACGACGTAGCCGGCGGAGACCAGGAACGTGCCGATGACCGGGAAGATCCGGTAGCGACCGACGCGGGCGACGATCTGGCCGGAGGTGATCGACGCGATCATGAGCCCGCCGACCAGGGGCAGCGTCGCGAAGCCGGACTCGGTCGGGGTGAGGCCGACGACGATCTGCAGGTAGAGCGGGATGGTCAGCATGGCACCGAACATCGCGAAGCCGACCAGGAACCCGATGACCGTGGCCATCGAGAAGGTGCCGGACCGGAAGAGCTTGAGCGGGATGATCGCCGCGTCGCCCATCTTCGCCTCGACGAGCAGCAGCGCGACGAGACCGAGCGCGCCGATGACGTAGCTCGCGATCGCGGCGGGGGAGCCCCAGCCCCAGGTGCGGCCCTGCTCGGCGACGAGCAGCAGCGGCACGAGCGTGACGATCACCGCCGTGGCGCCCCACCAGTCGACCTTCGGCTTGTCGCCCTTGCCGTGCACCTTCGGCAGGTGCAGGAAGACGATCACCATGATGAGCGCGGCGACACCGATCGGGACGTTGATGAGGAGCACCCAGCGCCAGCCGGTGATCCACAGGATCTCGGAGGAGCCGGCGAGCAGGCCGCCGATGAGCGGGCCGATGACCGACGAGATGCCGAACACGGCCAGGAAGTAGCCCTGGTACTTGGCGCGCTCGCGCGGGGCGAGGATGTCGCCCATGATCGCGAGCGGCAGCGACATCAGGGCGCCGGCGCCGATGCCCTGCACCGCGCGGAACGCGGCGAGCATGAGCATCGAGGTGGACATCGACGAGAGCACGGCGCCGAGGATGAACACCACGATGCCGAAGATGTAGAGGGGTCGGCGGCCGAAGATGTCGGAGAGCTTGCCGTAGATCGGCGTCGCGATGGTCGACGTGATCAGGTACGCGGTCGTGACCCACGCCTGCTGGTCGAGCCCGTGCAGGTCGTCGCCGATGGTGCGGATGGCCGTGCCGAACACCGTCTGGCCGAGGGACGACAGGAACATGCCCGCCATCAGGCCGTAGATCACGAGGAGGATCTGGCGGTGCGTCATGAGCGGCTGCTGGCCGGGCGTGCCGGGCGCGGGCGCGGCGGTCGCCGCGGGCGCCTCGGCCGCGTGGCGGCCGTGCTGCACCGGGACGGGTGCGGTGGCGGTCATCGAACTCCTTTTTCTGGCTGTGTAACTTTGCAGACCGCGCAACGATACATCCATTGCTTCCAGCAAGCAACTAATTTGGGCGCCGGTACCCTGGCCGCGTGACCGAGGACCGCGCCGCCGCCGAGCGGCTCCTGCACGCGCAGCTCGACCGGCTCTGGGTCCGCCAGGCGCTCCGCTCGTCGCTCATCGAGTCGCGCGGCGGGCTCGACCCGACGGCGCGCGTGATCCTGCGGGCTGTCGACCACTTCGGTGCCGTCCGTTCGATGGCGATCGCCGACGCGACCGGGCTGTCCCGGCCGGTCGTCAGCCGTCGGGTCGCGTCGCTGGTCGAGGCCGGGTACCTCGACACCTCGCCCGACCCCGCGGACGGACGCGCGAGCCTGGTCGCGGTCGCCGACGCCGGTCGCCGGCTGCTCGACCGGCTCGACGTCGCCGGCGCCGAGGCCGTCGACGAGCTCACGCAGGCCTTCGCGACCGACGAGCTGCGCACGCTGGCCGGACTGCTGGCCCGCCTCAACGACCGTGCGGACACCGTCCTCGGCATCGGCGCGCCGGACCGCGACGACGCGGCCTGACCACGCGGCCCGCGTCGCGGACGAGACCGGGGACGGACCGGAGGCTCGTGGCGGGGCCCGCCACGAGCCTCCAGTCCGGTGCTCCGTCACCACGCGCGGTCGCCGCGCAGGTCGCAGCCGGGGTACCGTTTCCGCATGAGCACGGACACCGCCACCACCACCGAGACCACCGACGAGGGGCCCGTGGTGACCTTCGCCGACCTCGGCCTGAGCGACCCGGTGCTCAAGGCCGTCAAGGAGATCGGCTACGAGACCCCCTCCGCGATCCAGGAGGCGACCATCCCGACGCTGCTCGAGGGGCGCGACGTCGTCGGCCTCGCGCAGACCGGGACCGGCAAGACGGCGGCGTTCGCGCTGCCGATCCTGTCCCGCATGGAGTCGGGCGCGAAGGTGCCGCAGGCCCTGGTGCTGTCGCCCACCCGCGAGCTCGCGCTCCAGGTCTGCGAGGCGTTCGAGCAGTTCGCCTCCCACATGAAGCACGTGCACGTGCTGCCGGTCTACGGCGGCCAGGCGTACGGCGTGCAGCTGTCCGCCCTGCGCCGCGGCGTCGACGTCGTCGTCGGCACGCCCGGTCGCATCATGGACCACATCGCGAAGGGCACGCTCGACCTGTCCGAGCTGAAGTACCTCGTGCTCGACGAGGCCGACGAGATGCTCAAGATGGGCTTCGCCGAGGACGTCGAGACGATCCTCGCCGAGACCCCGGACGACAAGCAGGTCGCGCTGTTCTCGGCGACCATGCCCGCGCAGATCCGCCGCATCTCGCAGCAGTACCTGACGGACCCGGCCGAGATCACCGTCAAGACGAAGACCAAGACCGCGGCGAACATCACGCAGCGGTACCTGATGGTGTCGTACCCGCAGAAGGTCGACGCGCTCACCCGCATCCTCGAGGTCGAGGACTTCGAGGGCATGATCATCTTCGTCCGCACCAAGAGCGAGACCGAGACCCTCGCCGAGAAGCTCCGCGCCCGCGGGTACGCCGCCGCCGCGATCAGCGGTGACGTCGCCCAGGCGCAGCGCGAGCGGACGGTCAACCAGCTGAAGTCCGGCAAGCTCGACATCCTCGTCGCGACCGACGTCGCCGCCCGCGGTCTCGACGTCGACCGCATCACGCACGTCGTGAACTTCGACATCCCCGTCGACATCGAGTCCTACGTGCACCGCATCGGCCGCACCGGTCGCGCCGGACGCAAGGGCGACTCGATCAGCTTCGTCACGCCGCGCGAGCGCCGCCTGCTCTCGGCGATCGAACGCCACACCAAGCAACCGCTCACGCAGATGCAGCTCCCGACGATCGACGACGTCAACGAGACCCGCCTGACCCGCTTCGACGACGCGATCACCGCGGCGCTCGAGCAGCAGGACCGGATCACGGCGTTCCGCGACGTCATCGCCCACTACGTGCGGAACCACGACGTGCCGGCCGACGACGTCGCCGCCGCGCTCGCGGTGGTCGCGCAGGGGGAGTCGCCGCTGCTGCTCGACCCCGCCGACGACCAGCTGCGGAACCAGGTCGACCGCGACGGTGCCCGCGCCGCCCGGCCCGACCGGGACCGCGAGGACCGTGGTCCGCGTCGCTCGCAGCCGATGACCGCCTACCGCATCGAGGTCGGGCGTCGCCACCGCGTCGAGCCCCGGCAGATCGTCGGCGCGCTCGCGAACGAGGGCGGCCTGCGCCGTGACGACTTCGGCGCGATCCAGATCCGGCCGGACTTCTCCATCGTGGAGCTGCCGCGGGACATGGACGCCGGCGTGCTCGACCGGCTGTCGGACACCCGGATCAGCGGGAAGCTCATCGAGATCAAGCCGGACCGCCGGGGTGGTGGCGTGCGGCGTGACCGGGACCGGGACGACCGTGGGCCGCGTGGCGGGGGCCGGGATCGCGACCGCGACCGCGACGACCGCGGGTTCCGTGGTGGCGACCGGGAGCGCGCGCCGCGCAAGCCCCGGTACTGAGACGCGAGGTCGCCGGCTCGGCGCCGTTGCCGAGACGCCCTGCCGTTGCCGAGACGCCCCCGGATCCGGGGCGTCTCGCTCGTTCGGGGGCGTCTCGGTGCGTTCGGGGGCGTCTCGGTGCGTTCGGGGGCGCCGTTCGCTACGCCGTCACGAGTCCCGACAGGGTCCGGCGGCACACCTCGTCCCACGGCGTCGGCTCGATGCCGAAGTGCGCCCGCGCCTGCCGGTCGTCGAGCACGTACGGCGCGGTCCACTGGTACCCGAGCTGTGCGAGCTCGCGCATCAGGGGCGTGACCAGGCCGATGGCCCGGACCAGTCCCATCGGCAGCCCGCGCACGCGGACCGGCGGACGACCAGCGGCGTGGAGCACGTCGGTGAGCGCCTGCTCCTGGGTCCGGGGTGGGTTCGACGGGACGTTCCAGGTGCGCCCGTGCGACGAGGGGTCGCCGACCGCCGCGACGAGCGTCCGCGCGACGTCCTGCACGTCCGTGTAGGTGTGCGGCCGGTCGGTCCGGCCGATCACCGTCACGGCCTTCCCCTGCAGGGCGGCGGGCAACACCCGCGTCACGTGCCCGTTCTGGCCGATGCCGGGCCCGACGTAGTCCGAACCGCGGACCTCGACGGCCCGCAGGCGTCCGGCCTCGTGCGCGGCCCGGGCGTCCGCCCACATCCGTGCCCGCAGCACGCCCTTGTGGTCCGTCGCCGCGTCGGGCAGGTCCTCACGCATCGGTCCGTCGACGGGTCCGTACGGGTACAGGTTGCCGGTGATGCCGTACACGGCCCCGGTGCGCTCGGCGGTGGTCAGCAGGGCGTCCGCGAGCGGCGGCCACACCCGCTCCCACTGTGTGTAGTCGCCGGGGTTGGCGCAGTTGTAGAGCGCAGCGGCGCCCTCGGTGACGCGGGTCAGTGCACGGGCGTCGGACGCGTCGAGCGCCTCGTGCCGGACTCCGGGCAGGCCGGTGGCGCGGCCGGACCGCGTGACGACGACCACCTCCTCCCCGCGGTCGGCGAGGTGGGCGGCGACGTGCCGCCCGACGGGACCGGCGCCGACGACGACGTGGTGACGGGACATGGTGGCCTCCTGGATCGATTCGGAGAGCGGTGCTCTCGAAAGCAGTGTGGCGCGCATCGGCTCCGTTAGCAAGAGCAGTGCTCTTGTTTGTGTGCACTGCTCTCGCATGGCATCCTGACGAGATGTCCGACAAGGCCCCGACCGCCCGCGCCCTGGCGCGCGAGACCGTCCGCGCGCGGATCCTCGCTGCAGCTCGGGCGCGCCTGACCGAGGAGGGTCCCGCGCAGCTCAGCCTGCGTGCCGTCGCGCGGGACGTCGGACTCGTGTCCTCCGCCGTCTACCGGTACTTCCCGAGCCGGGACGACCTGCTCACGGCGCTGCTCGTCGCGGACTACGACGAGCTCGGCGCCGCTGTCGAGTCCGCCGAGGCGCCGGTCGACCGGGCCGACCACCTCGGCCGCTGGACGGCGGCGTGCCGGGCGATCCGCACGTGGGCGACCTCCCACCCCGGCGACTTCGCACTGCTCTACGGCTCACCCGTGCCCG
The Curtobacterium citreum genome window above contains:
- a CDS encoding DEAD/DEAH box helicase — protein: MSTDTATTTETTDEGPVVTFADLGLSDPVLKAVKEIGYETPSAIQEATIPTLLEGRDVVGLAQTGTGKTAAFALPILSRMESGAKVPQALVLSPTRELALQVCEAFEQFASHMKHVHVLPVYGGQAYGVQLSALRRGVDVVVGTPGRIMDHIAKGTLDLSELKYLVLDEADEMLKMGFAEDVETILAETPDDKQVALFSATMPAQIRRISQQYLTDPAEITVKTKTKTAANITQRYLMVSYPQKVDALTRILEVEDFEGMIIFVRTKSETETLAEKLRARGYAAAAISGDVAQAQRERTVNQLKSGKLDILVATDVAARGLDVDRITHVVNFDIPVDIESYVHRIGRTGRAGRKGDSISFVTPRERRLLSAIERHTKQPLTQMQLPTIDDVNETRLTRFDDAITAALEQQDRITAFRDVIAHYVRNHDVPADDVAAALAVVAQGESPLLLDPADDQLRNQVDRDGARAARPDRDREDRGPRRSQPMTAYRIEVGRRHRVEPRQIVGALANEGGLRRDDFGAIQIRPDFSIVELPRDMDAGVLDRLSDTRISGKLIEIKPDRRGGGVRRDRDRDDRGPRGGGRDRDRDRDDRGFRGGDRERAPRKPRY
- a CDS encoding MarR family winged helix-turn-helix transcriptional regulator, with protein sequence MTEDRAAAERLLHAQLDRLWVRQALRSSLIESRGGLDPTARVILRAVDHFGAVRSMAIADATGLSRPVVSRRVASLVEAGYLDTSPDPADGRASLVAVADAGRRLLDRLDVAGAEAVDELTQAFATDELRTLAGLLARLNDRADTVLGIGAPDRDDAA
- a CDS encoding TetR/AcrR family transcriptional regulator, translating into MTTTAAPDPATTPCTLRERKKQQTRQALHDAALTLVSEHGLDGVTIEQICADADVSPRTFFNYFTSKAHAALGLDTVEVPAWAASRFAEADGRLVDDLCTLIASTVPLSPDRRRMKELLVLRPEMASMVMRWMAESRQSLLATVGVRTDEQTARTAVGLVMSALSEVAHRDTVGDSDELDARLRVVVAEMGALASA
- a CDS encoding MDR family MFS transporter — encoded protein: MTATAPVPVQHGRHAAEAPAATAAPAPGTPGQQPLMTHRQILLVIYGLMAGMFLSSLGQTVFGTAIRTIGDDLHGLDQQAWVTTAYLITSTIATPIYGKLSDIFGRRPLYIFGIVVFILGAVLSSMSTSMLMLAAFRAVQGIGAGALMSLPLAIMGDILAPRERAKYQGYFLAVFGISSVIGPLIGGLLAGSSEILWITGWRWVLLINVPIGVAALIMVIVFLHLPKVHGKGDKPKVDWWGATAVIVTLVPLLLVAEQGRTWGWGSPAAIASYVIGALGLVALLLVEAKMGDAAIIPLKLFRSGTFSMATVIGFLVGFAMFGAMLTIPLYLQIVVGLTPTESGFATLPLVGGLMIASITSGQIVARVGRYRIFPVIGTFLVSAGYVVLTFMTIDKPLWFLMIGMFLIGLGLGSVMQSLTLASQGSVEARDMGVATSSATFFRQIGGTLGTAVLLSILFSVMPSNILTATANQADLQPALSAALDPTVAGKAENQGAIDKIWAPITAPLTKTVQSQLDDATAQAKQAADAQVVSKVSAAVQAQVDAGALPEAAAQTVIDQQVADATPAAEAAALDAVATKAHASVQDGTVTVDWSDASQRSYWVDELTPKLAEEIQDGSGTESNATSTNDTSFLTGADSRLTRPFMAGFNASSVTIYWVGLGVILLAFVLTWFFRVPPLRQRSALQEQHDQANGAGDGADELEVQAGLAAAEAGSFTGPMTGSTPTQRR
- a CDS encoding SDR family NAD(P)-dependent oxidoreductase, with translation MSDTTAGRFAGKTIIVTGAGSGIGRATATRIANEGGRVVATDVVSERLDALRDDLPGLAVETVVGDVTDPATIDALLTAAGQRIDGLANVAGIMDAFLPPDEVDDATWDRVFSVNVTGPMRLTRAVLPAMIGAGRGAVVNVASEAALRASAAGAAYTASKHAIAGFTKSVAFFHGPQGIRANAVAPGAVATNIEAPMRSEYAAGRVGPIMQVAIPPVAQPEQLAAAITWLLSDDSANVNGVVLPSDGGWSVV
- a CDS encoding NAD-dependent epimerase/dehydratase family protein, which gives rise to MSRHHVVVGAGPVGRHVAAHLADRGEEVVVVTRSGRATGLPGVRHEALDASDARALTRVTEGAAALYNCANPGDYTQWERVWPPLADALLTTAERTGAVYGITGNLYPYGPVDGPMREDLPDAATDHKGVLRARMWADARAAHEAGRLRAVEVRGSDYVGPGIGQNGHVTRVLPAALQGKAVTVIGRTDRPHTYTDVQDVARTLVAAVGDPSSHGRTWNVPSNPPRTQEQALTDVLHAAGRPPVRVRGLPMGLVRAIGLVTPLMRELAQLGYQWTAPYVLDDRQARAHFGIEPTPWDEVCRRTLSGLVTA